The sequence below is a genomic window from Acetobacter vaccinii.
TGATCAGACTGGTGCCGCCAAAGTAGAATGGCACATTATAATGACTGATCAGTATCTGCGGCAGAAGGCAGACTGCAACCATGTAGGCCGCGCCAATAGTGGTCAGGCGCGTCAGGATCTTGTCAAAGTAGGCGGCTGTAGCAGCACCGGGCCGAACAGTGGGAATAAACCCACCCTGCTTGCGCAGGTTATCTGCCGTTTCCATGGGGTTGAAGCTGACTGCCGCGTAGAAATACGAGAAGAAGACAATCATCAACGCGTAGAACAGCATATAGAGCGGTTGCCCCTGCCCCAGCTCTTCCCCAAGGAAAGAAAGCCAGCCAGGAAGCGACTTGCCATTCATCAGGCCAGCCAGCGTCACGGGGATCAACAGCACAGACGAGGCGAAAATCGGCGGAATAACACCCGCGGTATTCACCTTCAGCGGCATATGCGTCGTGTCACCACCAAACATACGCTGCCCCATCTGACGCTTGGGATACTGGATCACCACGCGCCTCTGAGCCTGCTCCATGAACACGATGAACATGATTGTCAGCGCAGCCAGCACCAGAAACAGGAGCACAAAGATCGGCGACAACGCCCCTGTGTACCCCAGCTGGAAGAGACTGGCCAAAGCATGGGGCAGATTGGCGACAATACCGGCAAAGATGATCAGTGAGATACCATTGCCAACACCGCGCGAGGTTATCTGCTCCCCCAGCCACATCAGGAACATGGTGCCACCCACAAGGGCAGTCACACAGGTGACCAGAAACAGCGGTCCAGGATCAACAACAGCGGCACCACTTTGCACATTCTCCAGCCCCAGGGCGATGCCGTAAGCCTGAAAAACCGCAATCAGCACTGTCAGATAGCGTGTGTACTGGTTGAGCTTCTTACGCCCCTGCTCACCTTCCTTCTTGAGGGCCTCAAGAGAGGGCAGCGCGGTGGACATAAGCTGGACGATGATCGACGCCGAAATATACGGCATGATGTTCAGGGCAAAGACAGTCATGCGCCCCAGCGCACCACCGGAGAACATGTTGAACATGCCCAGAATGCCGCCCTGATGCTGCGCAAGCAGCTGCCCCATCACTGTGGCGTCCACTCCCGGCACGGGAATATAGGTGCCAAGCCGATAGACAATAAGCGCACCCAGGGTAAACCAGATCCGCTTCTTGAGTTCCGTCGCCTTTGCGAACGACCCCACATTGAAATTGGCAGCCAGTTGTTCGGCCGCGGAAGCCATACATTCACCCTTTCATACAAACAGCGTCACCACAGGGTGTGGAGACGCTGGCATGATAGTCTGAAAAAATCCCAGACAGCAGTTCTGCAGACCATGAAAGGGGGAAAACAGCACAGTGTACTGCCTCCCCCCATCTCATGCTCAGGAAGCGCTAGCTTCCGCCACAACCGGCCCGAGCAGCTTGATACTGCCCCCGACCTTTTCAATGGCGACGCGGGCAGAAGCGGAAACGCCAGAAACTTCGAACGTTACGCTCTTTGTCAGTTCGCCCTCAGCAAGGATACGGACGCCCGCATACTTGCCAGAACCAACCAGCCCAGCTTGCTTCAGCGCTGCTTCCGTCACCGGAGCCGAAGCTTCCAGCTTGCCGTCAGCAATTGCCTGTTCAACAGCACCAAGGTTTACAGGAGCATACACCTTGCGAAAGATGTTCTTGAAACCACGCTTGGGCAGACGACGGTAGATAGGCAGCTGACCACCTTCAAAACCGTTCAGCGACACGCCTTCACGTGCCTTCTGACCCTTGACACCCTTACCGGAGGTCTTGCCCTTGCCGGAGCCGATGCCGCGCCCGAGACGCTTCTTGCGATAGCGCGAGCCTTCGTTATCACGAAGTTCGTTCAGTTTCATTTCAATCCTCCACCTTCACCAGGTGGGCCACCTTGCGGACCATACCCCGTGTGGACGGCGTATCTTCCAGAACCTTTTCCCGACCGATCTTGTTCAGACCGAGTCCGACCAGGGTTTCCTTCTGGCCAGGCTTACGCCCGTTGCCAGAAGCGATCTGAACGACCTTGAATGTCTTTTTCTCAGACATCAGCGCCCTCCACAGCCTGATCACGCTTGCCGAAGATTTCTGCAACCTTCTTGCCACGACGGCTGGCAACAGCGCGGGGGCTGGCGCAGCGCGTCAGGGCGTCAAACGTGGCCTTGACCATGTTGTGGGGGTTACGTGTCCCGAGGGACTTGGCCACCACGTCGTTGATCCCAAGGCTTTCGAAAACAGCGCGCATCGGGCCACCAGCGATGATCCCGGTCCCGGCTTCTGCCGAGCGCAGGACAACCTTACCTGCCCCGAAGTGGCCAGCCACATCGTGATGCAGGGTACGGCCTTCCTTCATCGGGACGCGGATCATGCTGCGCTTGGCGCGTTCCGTGGCCTTCCGGATTGCTTCCGGAACTTCACGGGCCTTACCAGCACCATAACCGACGCGACCCTTCTGGTCACCAACAACAACCAGAGCGGCAAAAGCAAAGCGCCGACCACCCTTCACAACCTTCGCAACGCGATTGATTGTGACGAGCTTGTCTACGAGCTCATCAGCTTCGCGCTCACGCTCACGGCCGCCTCGACCGCCTTCTCTTGGTTCACGAGCCATTGCGTGATCCTTTCCTCAGAAGGAGAGACCGCCCTCACGGGCCGCCTCCGCCAGGGCCTTGACACGCCCGTGATAAAGATAAGACCCCCTGTCGAAAACGACCAGAGAGACACCAGCAGCGACAGCGCGCTCGGCAATCAGCTTGCCAACAGCGCCAGCACTATCCTGGGTCGCACCGTTTTTAAGGGTCGCGCGCAGCTCTTTATCCAGAGTCGATGCCGAGGCAAGGGTCAGACCCTGTGCATCGTCAATGACCTGAGCATAAATGTTCTTGCCAGACCGGAAAACCGACAAACGAGGACGGCCACCAGCCTTGCGGCGAAGCTGGAAACGAAGGCGCGCACGCCGCCGGT
It includes:
- the secY gene encoding preprotein translocase subunit SecY translates to MASAAEQLAANFNVGSFAKATELKKRIWFTLGALIVYRLGTYIPVPGVDATVMGQLLAQHQGGILGMFNMFSGGALGRMTVFALNIMPYISASIIVQLMSTALPSLEALKKEGEQGRKKLNQYTRYLTVLIAVFQAYGIALGLENVQSGAAVVDPGPLFLVTCVTALVGGTMFLMWLGEQITSRGVGNGISLIIFAGIVANLPHALASLFQLGYTGALSPIFVLLFLVLAALTIMFIVFMEQAQRRVVIQYPKRQMGQRMFGGDTTHMPLKVNTAGVIPPIFASSVLLIPVTLAGLMNGKSLPGWLSFLGEELGQGQPLYMLFYALMIVFFSYFYAAVSFNPMETADNLRKQGGFIPTVRPGAATAAYFDKILTRLTTIGAAYMVAVCLLPQILISHYNVPFYFGGTSLIIIVSVTIDTVTQIQSHLVAHQYQGLMRKTRGGKKQRIVRR
- the rplO gene encoding 50S ribosomal protein L15, with the translated sequence MKLNELRDNEGSRYRKKRLGRGIGSGKGKTSGKGVKGQKAREGVSLNGFEGGQLPIYRRLPKRGFKNIFRKVYAPVNLGAVEQAIADGKLEASAPVTEAALKQAGLVGSGKYAGVRILAEGELTKSVTFEVSGVSASARVAIEKVGGSIKLLGPVVAEASAS
- the rpmD gene encoding 50S ribosomal protein L30, which produces MSEKKTFKVVQIASGNGRKPGQKETLVGLGLNKIGREKVLEDTPSTRGMVRKVAHLVKVED
- the rpsE gene encoding 30S ribosomal protein S5; this translates as MAREPREGGRGGREREREADELVDKLVTINRVAKVVKGGRRFAFAALVVVGDQKGRVGYGAGKAREVPEAIRKATERAKRSMIRVPMKEGRTLHHDVAGHFGAGKVVLRSAEAGTGIIAGGPMRAVFESLGINDVVAKSLGTRNPHNMVKATFDALTRCASPRAVASRRGKKVAEIFGKRDQAVEGADV
- the rplR gene encoding 50S ribosomal protein L18, whose product is MSTQQELRNRRRARLRFQLRRKAGGRPRLSVFRSGKNIYAQVIDDAQGLTLASASTLDKELRATLKNGATQDSAGAVGKLIAERAVAAGVSLVVFDRGSYLYHGRVKALAEAAREGGLSF